From a region of the Candidatus Pantoea bituminis genome:
- a CDS encoding YkgJ family cysteine cluster protein: MSEITNPCISCGACCAHFRVSFYWAEAQDAGGVVPTELTEPLSLLMRNMIGTNTRTPRCIALEGEIGGCVSCGIYEQRPTPCREFAMSGENGEWNEACDRARARHGLPALFHPSLPVMTESYAAAGASELPEHVQSPG, translated from the coding sequence ATGAGCGAAATAACAAATCCATGTATCAGCTGTGGCGCCTGCTGCGCCCACTTCCGTGTCTCTTTTTACTGGGCTGAAGCTCAAGACGCGGGCGGCGTTGTGCCCACTGAATTAACTGAACCTCTCAGCCTGTTGATGCGCAACATGATCGGCACCAATACGCGTACACCACGCTGTATCGCGTTAGAGGGTGAAATCGGCGGGTGCGTTTCTTGCGGTATTTATGAACAGCGGCCAACACCTTGTCGAGAGTTTGCCATGTCCGGTGAAAATGGTGAGTGGAACGAAGCCTGCGATCGCGCCAGAGCGCGTCACGGTCTTCCAGCACTTTTTCACCCATCTTTACCTGTGATGACAGAAAGTTATGCCGCGGCGGGTGCCAGCGAGCTGCCAGAACATGTACAATCGCCGGGTTAA
- a CDS encoding BON domain-containing protein, producing MKWFKVLTGALIASVVALTLSACAPTPTKEGTGGYIDDTVVTTKVKGQLLKDDSLKSTEINVETFKGKVQLSGFVSSPQMANRAVEVARSVAGVKSVVNNMQIK from the coding sequence ATGAAATGGTTTAAAGTGCTGACAGGTGCGTTGATTGCGAGTGTGGTTGCGCTGACACTGAGCGCCTGTGCGCCAACACCAACTAAAGAAGGCACCGGCGGTTATATTGATGACACCGTGGTAACGACTAAAGTTAAAGGTCAGCTTTTGAAAGATGACTCGCTGAAATCGACTGAAATTAATGTAGAAACCTTCAAAGGAAAAGTTCAGCTGAGCGGTTTTGTGAGTTCGCCACAAATGGCGAATCGTGCGGTAGAAGTGGCGCGAAGCGTAGCGGGTGTGAAATCTGTTGTGAATAACATGCAAATTAAATAG
- the trpA gene encoding tryptophan synthase subunit alpha, whose amino-acid sequence MERYDQLFKRLAANKEGAFVPFVTLGDPSPELSLRVIDALVEGGADALELGIPFSDPLADGPTIQNATLRAFAAGTTTAQCFEMLASIRQKYPELPIGLLMYANLVFANGIDAFYARCAEAGVDSVLVADVPVEESAPFRQAALRHNVAPIFICPPNASDDLLREIASHGRGYTYLLSRAGVTGAENRASLPLHHLITKLREYNAAPPLQGFGISEPGQVKEAIASGAAGAISGSAIVKIIEKNHAQPDVMLSELKAFVSNLKAASR is encoded by the coding sequence ATGGAACGTTATGATCAACTGTTCAAGCGTCTGGCAGCGAACAAAGAAGGTGCTTTTGTTCCTTTCGTCACCTTGGGCGATCCGTCACCTGAACTCTCTTTGCGCGTAATTGATGCGCTGGTTGAAGGCGGTGCAGATGCGCTGGAGTTAGGCATTCCCTTTTCCGACCCGCTGGCTGATGGCCCGACAATTCAAAACGCAACATTGCGTGCCTTCGCTGCGGGTACCACGACGGCTCAATGTTTCGAAATGTTGGCAAGCATTCGTCAAAAATATCCCGAATTACCTATTGGCTTACTGATGTATGCCAACCTGGTGTTTGCGAATGGTATTGATGCGTTTTATGCACGCTGTGCAGAAGCTGGTGTGGATTCTGTATTAGTTGCTGATGTGCCGGTTGAGGAATCTGCGCCCTTCCGTCAGGCCGCCCTGCGCCATAATGTTGCGCCAATCTTCATTTGCCCACCAAACGCCAGCGATGATTTATTGCGTGAGATCGCTTCACATGGCCGTGGATATACTTATCTGCTGTCACGTGCCGGCGTAACCGGTGCTGAGAATCGCGCCAGCCTGCCGCTGCATCATCTGATCACCAAACTGCGTGAATACAATGCGGCCCCGCCTTTACAGGGTTTTGGTATCTCTGAACCTGGTCAGGTGAAAGAAGCCATTGCATCAGGTGCAGCGGGTGCTATCTCCGGATCGGCGATTGTGAAGATCATCGAAAAGAATCATGCACAACCTGACGTGATGCTGAGCGAGCTCAAAGCGTTCGTCAGCAATTTGAAAGCAGCCAGCCGCTAA
- the trpB gene encoding tryptophan synthase subunit beta, with protein MTLLNPYFGEFGGMYVPQILMPALRQLEEAFVDAQKDPEFQAEFTDLLKNYAGRPTALTLCKNLTKGTKTRLYLKREDLLHGGAHKTNQVLGQALLAKRMGKNEIIAETGAGQHGVASALACALLGMKCRIYMGAKDVERQSPNVFRMRLMGAEVIPVHSGSATLKDACNEALRDWSGSYETAHYMLGTAAGPHPFPTIVREFQRMIGEETKKQILEREGRLPDAVIACVGGGSNAIGMFADFIDDTSVKLIGVEPAGHGIETGEHGAPLKHGRVGIYFGMKAPMMQTEDGQIEESYSISAGLDFPSVGPQHAHLNSIGRADYVSITDNEALAAFKQLCRAEGIIPALESSHALAHALKIIQADPEKEQLIVVNLSGRGDKDIFTVHDILTAQGEI; from the coding sequence ATGACGTTACTGAATCCCTATTTTGGCGAATTTGGCGGTATGTATGTACCGCAAATCCTGATGCCAGCCTTGCGCCAGCTGGAAGAAGCGTTTGTTGACGCGCAAAAAGACCCTGAGTTTCAGGCTGAATTCACCGATTTGTTGAAGAACTATGCGGGACGTCCCACAGCGTTAACGTTGTGTAAAAACCTGACTAAAGGCACCAAAACGCGTCTTTACCTGAAGCGTGAAGATCTGCTGCACGGCGGCGCGCATAAAACTAACCAGGTTCTGGGTCAGGCGCTGTTAGCGAAGCGCATGGGTAAAAACGAAATTATTGCCGAAACCGGTGCCGGGCAGCATGGCGTAGCTTCGGCATTGGCTTGTGCACTGCTTGGCATGAAATGCCGCATTTACATGGGTGCCAAAGATGTCGAGCGTCAGTCGCCTAACGTCTTTCGTATGCGTTTGATGGGTGCGGAAGTGATCCCTGTTCACAGCGGATCCGCGACCCTGAAAGATGCCTGTAACGAAGCATTGCGCGACTGGTCTGGTAGCTATGAAACCGCGCACTACATGTTGGGCACCGCTGCTGGCCCTCATCCTTTCCCAACTATTGTGCGTGAATTCCAACGCATGATTGGTGAAGAGACTAAAAAGCAGATCCTTGAAAGAGAAGGCCGTTTGCCAGATGCCGTGATCGCATGCGTGGGCGGCGGTTCAAACGCTATCGGTATGTTTGCTGATTTCATTGATGATACCAGCGTGAAGTTAATTGGCGTTGAACCAGCAGGACACGGCATTGAAACCGGCGAGCACGGTGCTCCGCTGAAACATGGTCGCGTTGGCATTTACTTCGGTATGAAAGCGCCAATGATGCAGACAGAAGATGGACAGATTGAAGAGTCGTATTCGATTTCTGCCGGTCTCGATTTCCCGTCCGTTGGCCCTCAGCATGCACACCTGAACAGCATTGGCCGTGCCGACTACGTATCCATCACTGATAATGAAGCCCTGGCTGCGTTTAAACAGTTGTGTCGTGCTGAAGGCATTATCCCCGCACTGGAATCGTCACACGCGCTGGCGCATGCACTGAAAATTATTCAGGCTGATCCTGAAAAAGAGCAGCTTATTGTGGTCAACCTTTCCGGTCGCGGCGACAAAGACATCTTCACCGTTCATGATATTTTGACAGCGCAGGGAGAAATCTGA
- the trpCF gene encoding bifunctional indole-3-glycerol-phosphate synthase TrpC/phosphoribosylanthranilate isomerase TrpF has translation MQGTVLEKIVQDKAVWVEARKQQQPLSSFQNSVELASRNFYDALQGARTAFILECKKASPSKGLIRADFDPAAIAGVYRHYASAVSVLTDEKYFQGDFAFLPIVSAAITQPVLCKDFIIDAYQIYLARHYQADAILLMLSVLDDDQYRQLAAVAHSLKMGVLTEVSNEDELERAIALEAKVVGINNRDLRDMSIDLNRTRQLAPRLSHGVTVISESGINSYADIRELSHFANGFLIGSALMEEDDLQSAVRRVTLGSNKVCGLTRAEDARATYEAGAIFGGLIFVESSPRYVDSVKAKTVIAGAPLSYVGVYRNAAISDIVTQAAELQLVAIQLHGDEDRAYVAELRQALPASVKIWKALRIEGALPERDWPHVDRYVFDNGNGGSGQRFDWSLLQDQKLDNVLLAGGLSADNCVEAARQGCAGLDFNSGVESSPGIKDASKIAAVFQTLRAY, from the coding sequence ATGCAAGGTACAGTGTTAGAAAAAATTGTTCAGGATAAAGCGGTTTGGGTTGAAGCGCGTAAGCAGCAGCAGCCGCTGTCCAGCTTTCAAAACAGCGTAGAACTGGCATCGCGTAATTTCTACGATGCACTGCAAGGCGCGCGTACTGCCTTTATTTTAGAATGCAAAAAGGCATCACCTTCTAAAGGTTTGATTCGTGCTGATTTTGATCCGGCAGCCATTGCAGGCGTTTATCGTCATTACGCTTCTGCCGTGTCGGTATTAACCGATGAAAAATACTTCCAGGGTGATTTTGCTTTCCTGCCCATTGTCAGCGCAGCGATTACTCAGCCGGTATTGTGCAAAGATTTCATTATCGATGCGTATCAAATTTATTTAGCCCGTCACTATCAGGCAGATGCCATTTTACTGATGCTATCGGTGCTGGACGATGATCAATATCGTCAGCTCGCCGCGGTAGCGCACAGCCTGAAAATGGGCGTGCTAACGGAAGTCAGCAACGAAGATGAGCTGGAGCGTGCCATTGCGCTGGAAGCCAAAGTGGTGGGTATTAATAACCGCGATCTGCGTGATATGTCGATTGATCTCAATCGGACTCGCCAACTGGCGCCACGTTTATCGCATGGCGTTACTGTCATCAGCGAATCGGGTATTAACAGCTACGCCGATATTCGTGAGCTTAGTCATTTTGCTAATGGTTTCCTGATCGGTTCTGCCCTGATGGAAGAAGATGATTTACAAAGTGCGGTGCGTCGCGTCACGCTGGGCAGCAATAAAGTCTGTGGGCTGACGCGAGCTGAAGATGCTCGCGCTACGTACGAAGCCGGTGCGATTTTTGGTGGTCTAATTTTCGTTGAAAGCTCGCCACGTTATGTGGACAGCGTCAAAGCAAAAACGGTGATAGCAGGCGCACCACTGAGCTATGTAGGTGTTTATCGCAACGCTGCAATTAGTGACATTGTCACGCAAGCAGCAGAGTTACAGCTGGTTGCGATTCAGCTTCATGGCGATGAAGACCGTGCTTACGTCGCTGAATTACGGCAAGCCTTACCTGCATCCGTGAAAATCTGGAAAGCGTTGCGTATTGAAGGTGCTTTACCGGAACGCGACTGGCCACATGTTGATCGCTATGTCTTTGATAACGGAAACGGCGGCAGCGGCCAGCGCTTTGACTGGTCACTTTTGCAAGACCAAAAGCTCGATAATGTATTATTGGCAGGCGGATTAAGTGCTGACAACTGCGTTGAAGCGGCACGACAAGGTTGTGCGGGTCTCGACTTTAACTCTGGCGTAGAAAGTTCGCCGGGGATTAAAGATGCCAGCAAAATTGCGGCCGTGTTCCAGACGCTTCGCGCCTATTGA
- a CDS encoding anthranilate synthase component 1 codes for MPNAKPTVKLITGTAPYREDPAAVFHQLCGARPATLLLESADIDSKRNLKSLLIVDSALRISALGNNVTLQALSENGRALLPLLDAALPDSVKIEARPDGRVLTFPTTEALQDEDSRLQALSVFDALRLIPQLVNAPADEREALLLGGLFAYDLVAGFEELPELESHQRCPDYCFYLAETLLVLDHQERSARLQASLFSPSTSEFQRLQGRIEQLHGQMLQPAAPLPVQSVEQMTLNINQSDEEYCEVVRDMQEAIRIGEIFQVVPSRRFSLPCPSPLAAYDTLKSSNPSPYMFFMQDQDFTLFGASPESSLKYDATSRQIEIYPIAGTRPRGRHADGSLDRDLDSRIELEMRTDHKELAEHLMLVDLARNDLARICVPGSRYVADLTKVDRYSFVMHLVSRVVGTLREDLDVLHAYRACMNMGTLSGAPKVRAMQRIAAAEGSRRGSYGGAVGYFTANGDLDTCIVIRSAYVEDGVATVQAGAGVVLDSNPQAEADESRNKARAVLRAIATAHHCKEIF; via the coding sequence ATGCCAAATGCGAAACCTACAGTGAAGTTGATTACCGGCACCGCGCCCTATCGCGAAGATCCGGCCGCAGTGTTTCATCAGTTATGCGGCGCACGCCCGGCAACCTTGCTGCTTGAATCTGCGGATATCGACAGTAAACGTAACCTAAAAAGCTTGCTGATCGTTGACAGCGCCCTGCGTATCAGTGCGCTTGGCAATAACGTCACCTTACAAGCGCTTTCGGAAAATGGCCGCGCGCTGCTGCCGCTGCTGGATGCCGCGCTACCGGACTCCGTGAAGATTGAAGCGCGCCCCGATGGACGAGTTTTAACCTTTCCCACCACAGAAGCGCTGCAAGATGAAGACTCCCGCTTACAGGCGCTTTCCGTATTCGATGCGCTGCGTTTGATTCCTCAACTGGTGAACGCACCCGCCGATGAACGTGAAGCTTTGCTGTTGGGCGGTCTGTTTGCTTACGACTTAGTGGCTGGCTTTGAAGAACTCCCCGAACTGGAAAGTCATCAGCGCTGTCCTGATTACTGCTTCTATTTAGCTGAAACCCTTTTAGTGCTGGATCATCAGGAACGCAGCGCACGTTTGCAGGCTAGCCTGTTCAGCCCCTCCACCAGCGAATTCCAACGCTTACAAGGGCGTATTGAACAGTTGCATGGCCAAATGCTGCAGCCAGCAGCGCCGTTACCGGTTCAATCTGTTGAACAGATGACGCTGAACATTAATCAAAGTGACGAAGAATATTGCGAAGTAGTACGCGACATGCAGGAAGCGATTCGCATTGGCGAGATTTTCCAGGTTGTACCTTCGCGCCGCTTCTCGCTGCCTTGTCCGTCGCCGCTGGCAGCGTATGACACGCTGAAAAGCAGTAATCCCAGCCCATACATGTTCTTCATGCAGGATCAGGATTTCACGCTGTTTGGCGCATCACCGGAAAGTTCGCTGAAATATGACGCAACTTCACGCCAGATTGAAATCTACCCGATTGCCGGTACGCGTCCGCGGGGTCGTCATGCTGATGGTTCGCTGGATCGCGATCTCGACAGCCGCATTGAGCTTGAAATGCGCACCGACCATAAAGAGTTGGCTGAGCATCTGATGCTGGTTGACCTGGCGCGTAACGATTTAGCGCGTATCTGCGTGCCCGGCAGCCGCTATGTCGCCGATCTGACTAAAGTCGATCGTTATTCCTTTGTGATGCATTTAGTGTCACGCGTTGTGGGCACATTGCGCGAGGATCTTGACGTGCTGCATGCCTATCGCGCCTGTATGAATATGGGCACGCTAAGCGGTGCGCCAAAAGTCCGCGCGATGCAACGCATTGCCGCTGCGGAAGGTTCACGTCGTGGCAGTTACGGCGGCGCAGTGGGTTACTTCACCGCTAACGGCGACTTAGACACCTGCATTGTGATTCGCTCTGCCTACGTTGAAGACGGCGTTGCCACCGTGCAAGCCGGTGCTGGCGTCGTGCTGGATTCCAATCCCCAAGCTGAAGCGGATGAAAGCCGCAATAAAGCCCGCGCGGTGTTGCGCGCCATTGCAACAGCCCATCACTGCAAGGAGATTTTCTGA
- the rnm gene encoding RNase RNM has translation MSDIARFPIYDLHSHTRASDGFLTPQALVQRAVEMRIGVLAITDHDSVGGVTEAQQVAIDQDLPIKVVAGVEISTVWENHEIHIVGLNIDIHHPVMSTFLAAQHDRRQTRAEHIAERLEKAQIPGALAGATRLAEGGVITRGHFARFLVEQGRADNFAQVFKSYLARGKTGYVPPQWCTIEQAIDAIHHSGGCAVLAHPGRYGLSAKWLKRLVAYFRDAGGDAMEVAQCQQAPNERTQLAQYARDNGLAGSQGSDFHQPCPWIELGRKLWLPAGVEPVWERFPALAPASDCTER, from the coding sequence TTGAGCGATATCGCCCGTTTCCCTATTTATGATTTACACAGCCACACGCGGGCATCTGATGGCTTTCTCACGCCGCAGGCCCTTGTGCAGCGCGCTGTTGAGATGCGTATTGGCGTTTTAGCAATTACGGATCACGATTCAGTGGGCGGCGTTACGGAAGCGCAGCAGGTGGCTATTGATCAAGATTTGCCCATCAAAGTTGTGGCTGGCGTTGAGATTTCAACGGTGTGGGAGAATCATGAAATTCATATTGTCGGACTCAATATTGATATTCACCATCCAGTAATGAGCACTTTTTTGGCTGCACAGCACGATCGCCGTCAGACACGTGCCGAACATATTGCGGAACGACTGGAAAAAGCACAGATTCCCGGCGCGCTGGCGGGTGCAACGCGTTTGGCGGAAGGTGGCGTGATCACGCGTGGCCATTTTGCCCGTTTTCTGGTTGAACAAGGACGGGCGGATAATTTTGCGCAGGTTTTCAAATCTTACCTGGCGCGCGGTAAAACCGGTTATGTCCCGCCACAATGGTGTACAATTGAACAAGCTATTGATGCAATTCATCATTCTGGTGGTTGTGCCGTGCTGGCTCATCCCGGACGTTATGGACTGTCCGCAAAATGGCTTAAGCGTTTAGTCGCTTATTTTCGCGATGCCGGCGGTGATGCGATGGAAGTTGCACAGTGCCAGCAAGCACCTAATGAGCGCACACAGCTGGCGCAATACGCCAGAGATAATGGGTTAGCTGGTTCACAAGGTTCTGATTTTCATCAACCCTGTCCGTGGATTGAATTGGGACGCAAATTATGGCTGCCCGCAGGCGTCGAGCCGGTCTGGGAACGTTTTCCGGCTTTGGCACCTGCATCTGATTGCACGGAAAGGTGA
- a CDS encoding L-threonylcarbamoyladenylate synthase, translating to MSQFFHIHPDNPQPRLINQAVEYLNKGSVIVYPTDSGYALGCRLEEKGAMERICRIRQLDGNHNFTLMCRDLSELSVYSQVDNSAFRLLKNNTPGNYTFILKATKEVPRRLMSDKRKTIGLRVPSNPVALALLEALNEPMMSTSLILPGNDFTESDPEEIQHSIGKLVDLIIDGGTLGQQPTTVVDLTHDAPEIIREGVGDTRPFQ from the coding sequence ATGAGTCAATTTTTTCATATCCATCCTGACAATCCGCAGCCTCGCCTGATTAATCAGGCCGTGGAATATCTCAATAAAGGCAGCGTGATTGTTTACCCCACCGATTCTGGCTATGCCTTGGGGTGTCGTTTAGAAGAGAAGGGCGCAATGGAGCGCATTTGCCGTATTCGTCAGCTGGATGGCAATCATAATTTCACCCTGATGTGCCGTGACTTATCTGAATTATCAGTCTATTCACAGGTCGATAATTCCGCGTTTCGTCTGCTAAAAAACAACACGCCGGGGAATTACACCTTCATCCTGAAAGCCACCAAAGAAGTACCGCGCCGCCTGATGAGCGACAAGCGTAAAACCATTGGCCTGCGCGTGCCCTCAAATCCGGTGGCTCTGGCGCTGCTTGAAGCGTTAAATGAGCCAATGATGTCGACCTCTTTGATTTTGCCAGGCAATGATTTCACCGAATCAGACCCAGAAGAGATTCAGCACAGCATTGGCAAATTGGTCGATCTGATTATCGATGGAGGAACGTTGGGGCAGCAGCCAACCACGGTCGTTGATTTGACGCATGATGCGCCTGAGATCATCCGCGAAGGCGTTGGCGATACCCGTCCGTTCCAGTAA
- a CDS encoding serine protease, translated as MKKLFLCPALVALALSGCSVGQTEYSRTAMQHVDMSVTGIPTILGLGTLGSSIPLTPEYSLTAAHVAKYAVQRVKAYHPYCDLAIIYHKNDAKTLAKFRNSDIGDSIKMYGYSFISALPVESTGTNLARTAIRNNWNKSPCMAMASNAGVVQGMSGGGVYNRDETLGGVIVGYTDAIKNGRSGKIILKDVSLYIPYRDFKDWLQTNIGQAPTRGA; from the coding sequence ATGAAAAAACTGTTTCTGTGCCCAGCGCTTGTCGCGCTGGCTTTGAGCGGTTGTTCTGTGGGCCAAACCGAGTACAGTCGTACGGCGATGCAGCACGTAGACATGAGCGTGACCGGCATCCCGACGATCCTTGGTCTTGGCACTTTGGGCAGCAGCATCCCCCTCACACCTGAATATAGCCTGACAGCCGCACACGTTGCGAAATATGCCGTTCAACGCGTAAAGGCCTATCATCCTTATTGCGATCTTGCGATTATTTATCACAAGAATGACGCAAAGACATTAGCCAAATTCCGTAACAGTGATATTGGCGATTCAATAAAAATGTATGGCTACAGCTTTATTTCCGCCTTGCCTGTGGAATCAACGGGCACTAATTTAGCGCGCACAGCCATTCGGAATAATTGGAATAAAAGTCCTTGTATGGCGATGGCTTCAAATGCAGGAGTGGTGCAAGGAATGTCTGGCGGCGGTGTTTATAACCGCGATGAAACGCTGGGTGGTGTTATTGTGGGATATACAGACGCCATTAAAAATGGTCGCAGCGGAAAGATCATACTTAAAGACGTTTCGCTCTATATTCCCTACCGTGATTTCAAAGATTGGCTGCAGACAAATATTGGTCAGGCACCGACGCGCGGTGCCTGA
- the rluB gene encoding 23S rRNA pseudouridine(2605) synthase RluB, which translates to MSEKLQKVLARAGHGSRREIETMIAAGRVSVDGKLATLGDRIENSKALKIRIDGHLVSIAESATEVCRVLAYYKPEGELCTRSDPEGRPTVFDRLPRLRGSRWIAVGRLDVNTCGLMLFTTDGELANRLMHPSREVEREYAVRVFGQVDDDKIRQLSKGVQLEDGPAAFKTLRFGGGEGINQWYNVTLTEGRNREVRRLWEAVGVQVSRLMRVRYGDIHLPKNLPRGGWTELDLPAVNYLRNLVGMDDETVTKLVVEKDRRRTKANQIRRAVKRHSQTGTAQRRPTGGKSSKRTSS; encoded by the coding sequence ATGAGCGAAAAGTTACAGAAAGTATTAGCGCGTGCCGGCCATGGTTCGCGTCGTGAAATCGAAACAATGATCGCCGCCGGACGCGTCAGCGTTGATGGCAAACTGGCTACGCTAGGCGACCGTATCGAAAACAGTAAAGCCCTTAAAATTCGCATTGATGGTCATCTGGTCTCGATTGCCGAATCCGCAACGGAAGTCTGTCGCGTCTTGGCATATTACAAACCAGAAGGTGAACTTTGCACCCGTAGTGACCCTGAAGGTCGCCCAACTGTCTTTGATCGTTTGCCGCGACTGCGCGGTTCACGCTGGATTGCTGTTGGTCGTCTGGACGTCAATACGTGTGGATTGATGCTGTTCACTACTGATGGTGAGCTGGCAAACCGTCTGATGCATCCAAGCCGTGAAGTTGAACGTGAATACGCCGTGCGTGTATTTGGTCAGGTAGATGACGATAAAATCCGTCAATTGAGCAAAGGCGTGCAGTTGGAAGATGGCCCAGCCGCTTTCAAAACTCTGCGCTTTGGCGGCGGTGAAGGCATTAACCAATGGTATAACGTAACGCTGACCGAAGGACGAAACCGTGAGGTACGTCGTTTATGGGAAGCGGTTGGCGTGCAGGTGAGCCGTCTGATGCGTGTGCGTTATGGTGATATTCATCTGCCGAAAAACTTGCCACGTGGCGGTTGGACCGAGCTGGATCTTCCTGCGGTCAACTACTTACGTAATTTGGTCGGTATGGATGACGAAACGGTTACCAAACTGGTTGTTGAGAAAGATCGTCGTCGTACCAAGGCTAACCAAATTCGTCGAGCCGTAAAACGTCACAGCCAGACCGGAACTGCGCAGCGTCGTCCTACCGGTGGCAAAAGCAGCAAACGAACGTCTTCTTAA
- the cobO gene encoding cob(I)yrinic acid a,c-diamide adenosyltransferase, producing MSEDRHQQRQQRLKEHVDARIAAATEVRGILMVFTGNGKGKTTAAFGTALRACGHGKRVGAIQFIKGEWPNGERNLLEQHGVEFQVMSTGFTWETQNRQADTDACLAVWEQAKRMLADSHLDLVILDEITYMVSMDYLPLEELIAALVQRPLQQSVIITGRGCHRSLMEMADTVTEMRPVKHAFDVGIQAQQGIDW from the coding sequence ATGAGTGAAGATCGCCACCAGCAACGTCAGCAACGATTAAAAGAACACGTTGATGCACGCATTGCCGCCGCGACCGAGGTACGCGGTATTCTGATGGTTTTCACCGGCAATGGTAAAGGCAAAACCACGGCGGCATTTGGTACTGCATTGCGAGCTTGCGGTCACGGTAAGCGTGTCGGCGCAATCCAGTTCATAAAAGGCGAATGGCCTAACGGCGAGCGCAATCTGCTGGAGCAACATGGCGTTGAGTTTCAGGTGATGTCGACCGGATTTACCTGGGAAACGCAAAATCGTCAGGCTGACACCGATGCCTGTTTAGCCGTATGGGAACAGGCCAAACGCATGCTCGCAGATAGTCATCTTGATTTGGTGATCCTTGATGAAATCACTTACATGGTCAGTATGGATTACCTGCCGCTTGAGGAGCTGATTGCTGCACTTGTTCAGCGTCCTTTGCAACAAAGCGTCATTATTACAGGACGTGGTTGCCATCGCAGCCTCATGGAAATGGCTGACACAGTGACCGAGATGCGTCCGGTTAAACACGCTTTTGATGTCGGCATTCAGGCGCAGCAAGGAATTGACTGGTAA
- a CDS encoding YciK family oxidoreductase, with product MHYQPKSDLLNNRIILVTGASDGIGREAALTYARYGAEVILLGRNLERLQLTEKAINQLNKRPAHSVVFDLAQATPENCQHIAQQLALQFSHLDGVLHNAGILGEIVPLAELDPHVWQQVMKINVDATFYLTQALLPLLLKSDAGSLIFTTSSVGRTGRSGWGAYAVSKFATEGMMQVLADEYKNQHLRVNCINPGGTRTKMRASAFPEEDANKLKTPADLMPLYLYLMGDDSRRKTGMSFDAQPGRKPGAAE from the coding sequence GTGCACTATCAACCGAAAAGCGATTTGCTCAATAATCGAATTATTCTCGTCACCGGCGCTTCTGACGGTATTGGCCGTGAAGCCGCGTTAACCTACGCGCGCTACGGCGCGGAAGTCATTCTGCTGGGACGCAATCTTGAGCGACTTCAGCTCACCGAGAAGGCAATCAATCAGTTAAACAAGCGACCCGCGCACAGCGTGGTGTTCGATCTGGCACAAGCTACGCCAGAAAATTGCCAACACATTGCTCAACAGTTGGCACTGCAATTTTCGCACTTAGATGGCGTATTACACAATGCGGGTATTTTAGGTGAGATTGTCCCGCTGGCTGAGCTTGATCCTCACGTTTGGCAACAAGTCATGAAGATAAATGTCGATGCCACTTTTTATCTCACACAGGCGTTGCTGCCGCTGCTGTTAAAATCGGATGCCGGCTCACTGATCTTTACCACGTCCAGCGTAGGACGCACCGGGCGTTCCGGCTGGGGTGCTTACGCCGTGTCGAAGTTTGCTACTGAAGGTATGATGCAAGTATTGGCTGATGAATATAAAAATCAGCACTTGCGGGTGAACTGTATCAATCCGGGTGGAACGCGCACAAAAATGCGAGCCAGCGCCTTCCCTGAGGAAGATGCAAACAAGCTAAAAACCCCAGCCGATTTAATGCCGCTCTATCTTTATCTGATGGGTGATGATAGCCGTCGTAAAACCGGTATGAGTTTTGATGCCCAGCCAGGCCGAAAACCGGGAGCAGCTGAATAA